A portion of the Bubalus kerabau isolate K-KA32 ecotype Philippines breed swamp buffalo chromosome 1, PCC_UOA_SB_1v2, whole genome shotgun sequence genome contains these proteins:
- the LOX gene encoding protein-lysine 6-oxidase isoform X1 produces the protein MRFAWTALLGSLQLCALVRCAPPAASHRQPPREQAAAPGAWRQKIQWENNGQVFSLLSLGSQYQPQRRRDPGATAPGAANATAPQMRTPILLLRNNRTAAARVRTAGPSAAAAGRPRPAARHWFQAGYSTSGAHDAGTSRADNQTAPGEVPTLSNLRPPNRVDVDGMVGDDPYNPYKYTDDNPYYNYYDTYERPRPGSRYRPGYGTGYFQYGLPDLVPDPYYIQASTYVQKMAMYNLRCAAEENCLASSAYRADVRDYDHRVLLRFPQRVKNQGTSDFLPSRPRYSWEWHSCHQHYHSMDEFSHYDLLDAGTQRRVAEGHKASFCLEDTSCDYGYHRRFACTAHTQGLSPGCYDTYNADIDCQWIDITDVKPGNYILKVSVNPSYLVPESDYSNNVVRCEIRYTGHHAYASGCTISPY, from the exons ATGCGCTTCGCCTGGACCGCACTCCTCGGGTCGCTGCAGCTCTGCGCACTCGTGCGCTGCGCCCCGCCGGCCGCCAGCCACCGGCAGCCCCCTCGCGAACAGGCGGCGGCTCCCGGCGCCTGGCGCCAGAAGATCCAATGGGAGAACAACGGGCAGGTGTTCAGCCTGCTGAGCCTGGGCTCGCAGTACCAGCCGCAACGGCGACGGGACCCCGGCGCCACCGCCCCGGGGGCCGCCAACGCCACCGCCCCGCAGATGCGCACACCAATCCTGCTGCTCCGCAACAACCGCACCGCGGCGGCGCGAGTGCGGACGGCCGGCCCCTCTGCAGCCGCAGCTGGCCGCCCCAGGCCCGCCGCCCGCCACTGGTTCCAAGCTGGCTACTCGACGTCTGGGGCCCACGACGCTGGGACCTCGCGCGCTGATAACCAGACGGCACCGGGAGAGGTCCCGACGCTCAGTAACCTGCGACCGCCCAACCGCGTGGACGTGGACGGCATGGTGGGCGACGACCCGTACAACCCCTATAAGTACACCGACGACAACCCCTATTACAACTATTACGACACGTACGAAAGGCCCAGGCCTGGGAGCAGGTACCGGCCCGGATACGGCACCGGCTACTTCCAGTATG GTCTTCCGGACCTGGTGCCCGATCCCTACTACATCCAGGCGTCCACATACGTGCAAAAGATGGCCATGTACAACCTTAGATGCGCTGCGGAGGAAAACTGCTTGGCCAG CTCAGCATACAGGGCAGATGTCAGGGATTATGATCACAGGGTGCTGCTAAGATTTCCCCAGAGAGTGAAGAACCAAGGGACATCTGATTTCCTACCAAGTCGACCAAGATATTCCTGGGAATGGCACAGCTGTCACCA GCATTACCACAGCATGGATGAATTCAGCCACTATGACCTGCTTGATGCCGGCACCCAGAGGAGAGTGGCTGAGGGCCACAAAGCGAGTTTCTGTCTTGAGGACACATCGTGTGACTACGGCTACCACAGGCGATTTGCATGTACTGCACACACACAG ggCTTGAGTCCTGGCTGCTATGATACCTATAATGCAGACATAGACTGCCAATGGATTGATATCACTGATGTCAAACCTGGAAACTATATTCTCAAG GTCAGTGTGAATCCCAGCTATTTGGTGCCTGAGTCGGATTATTCCAACAATGTCGTCCGCTGTGAAATTCGCTACACAGGACATCACGCATATGCCTCGGGCTGCACAATTTCACC GTATTAG
- the LOX gene encoding protein-lysine 6-oxidase isoform X2 yields MRFAWTALLGSLQLCALVRCAPPAASHRQPPREQAAAPGAWRQKIQWENNGQVFSLLSLGSQYQPQRRRDPGATAPGAANATAPQMRTPILLLRNNRTAAARVRTAGPSAAAAGRPRPAARHWFQAGYSTSGAHDAGTSRADNQTAPGEVPTLSNLRPPNRVDVDGMVGDDPYNPYKYTDDNPYYNYYDTYERPRPGSRYRPGYGTGYFQYGLPDLVPDPYYIQASTYVQKMAMYNLRCAAEENCLASSAYRADVRDYDHRVLLRFPQRVKNQGTSDFLPSRPRYSWEWHSCHQHYHSMDEFSHYDLLDAGTQRRVAEGHKASFCLEDTSCDYGYHRRFACTAHTQGLSPGCYDTYNADIDCQWIDITDVKPGNYILKVSVNPSYLVPESDYSNNVVRCEIRYTGHHAYASGCTISP; encoded by the exons ATGCGCTTCGCCTGGACCGCACTCCTCGGGTCGCTGCAGCTCTGCGCACTCGTGCGCTGCGCCCCGCCGGCCGCCAGCCACCGGCAGCCCCCTCGCGAACAGGCGGCGGCTCCCGGCGCCTGGCGCCAGAAGATCCAATGGGAGAACAACGGGCAGGTGTTCAGCCTGCTGAGCCTGGGCTCGCAGTACCAGCCGCAACGGCGACGGGACCCCGGCGCCACCGCCCCGGGGGCCGCCAACGCCACCGCCCCGCAGATGCGCACACCAATCCTGCTGCTCCGCAACAACCGCACCGCGGCGGCGCGAGTGCGGACGGCCGGCCCCTCTGCAGCCGCAGCTGGCCGCCCCAGGCCCGCCGCCCGCCACTGGTTCCAAGCTGGCTACTCGACGTCTGGGGCCCACGACGCTGGGACCTCGCGCGCTGATAACCAGACGGCACCGGGAGAGGTCCCGACGCTCAGTAACCTGCGACCGCCCAACCGCGTGGACGTGGACGGCATGGTGGGCGACGACCCGTACAACCCCTATAAGTACACCGACGACAACCCCTATTACAACTATTACGACACGTACGAAAGGCCCAGGCCTGGGAGCAGGTACCGGCCCGGATACGGCACCGGCTACTTCCAGTATG GTCTTCCGGACCTGGTGCCCGATCCCTACTACATCCAGGCGTCCACATACGTGCAAAAGATGGCCATGTACAACCTTAGATGCGCTGCGGAGGAAAACTGCTTGGCCAG CTCAGCATACAGGGCAGATGTCAGGGATTATGATCACAGGGTGCTGCTAAGATTTCCCCAGAGAGTGAAGAACCAAGGGACATCTGATTTCCTACCAAGTCGACCAAGATATTCCTGGGAATGGCACAGCTGTCACCA GCATTACCACAGCATGGATGAATTCAGCCACTATGACCTGCTTGATGCCGGCACCCAGAGGAGAGTGGCTGAGGGCCACAAAGCGAGTTTCTGTCTTGAGGACACATCGTGTGACTACGGCTACCACAGGCGATTTGCATGTACTGCACACACACAG ggCTTGAGTCCTGGCTGCTATGATACCTATAATGCAGACATAGACTGCCAATGGATTGATATCACTGATGTCAAACCTGGAAACTATATTCTCAAG GTCAGTGTGAATCCCAGCTATTTGGTGCCTGAGTCGGATTATTCCAACAATGTCGTCCGCTGTGAAATTCGCTACACAGGACATCACGCATATGCCTCGGGCTGCACAATTTCACCGTGA